GACTGATCATGGGATTTTTGAGTCGGAGTCGCTTGTGATTGCTACCGGTGGATTGTCTTACCCACAGATAGGAGCTTCAGGCATCGGGTACAGGATAGCAAAGCAGTTCGGCCTAAATATTAAAGAGCCAAAACCCGCGCTTGTTCCTTTCATTTTTTCCCCGGAAGACCTGGCAAGGTTTGCCGAACTGAGCGGTATTTCAATTGATGCCGTTATCAAATGCAATAATATGGAGTTTCGGGGAAGCATCCTTTTCACTCACAGGGGACTTAGCGGTCCTGCAATACTTCAAATTTCATCATACTGGAAGGAGGGAGACACCATCGTTATCGATCTATTGCCTGATATTGATTTATACGGTATTTTCATGGCAAGACAGCAAAACAAAAGTAAAATTGAGATGCATAACCTGCTTTCGGAATATCTGCCTTTGCGATTTTCGAAGATATGGTGTGCCTTGAGTCTCCAGTCAAAACCGATCAGTCAATATAATGAAAAGGAACTCAGGAACATCGATCATCAGGTTCATAACTGGGAGATCAAACCGGGATCTACTGAAGGCTTTGAAACGGCTGAGGTCACTCTTGGAGGAATTGACACGAATGAACTCTCATCCAAAACAATGGAATCCAGGAAAGTAAGAGGTCTTTATTTTACAGGTGAGGTCATAGATGTGACAGGGCAACTGGGGGGATACAATTTACAGTGGGCATGGGCTTCCGGTTTTGTAGCGGGACAGTATGCATAAGACAATGGAAGAAATACTGGAATCCGCAAACGCATTTTTTTATTCTGGTATTCATAGGGGCGAATATTTCAGGAA
The genomic region above belongs to Candidatus Methanoperedens sp. and contains:
- a CDS encoding NAD(P)/FAD-dependent oxidoreductase encodes the protein MIKKDVIIIGAGASGMMCAIESGKRGRSVLVLDRASKIGKKIRISGGGSCNFTNINTSHMNYLSNNPHFCKSALSRFTPDDFIALLEKHGVKYQEREQGQLFCAKSSEDIIRMLQDESNDAGVNMILNCQIMDVKKELSFIVSTDHGIFESESLVIATGGLSYPQIGASGIGYRIAKQFGLNIKEPKPALVPFIFSPEDLARFAELSGISIDAVIKCNNMEFRGSILFTHRGLSGPAILQISSYWKEGDTIVIDLLPDIDLYGIFMARQQNKSKIEMHNLLSEYLPLRFSKIWCALSLQSKPISQYNEKELRNIDHQVHNWEIKPGSTEGFETAEVTLGGIDTNELSSKTMESRKVRGLYFTGEVIDVTGQLGGYNLQWAWASGFVAGQYA